The following coding sequences lie in one Spinacia oleracea cultivar Varoflay chromosome 1, BTI_SOV_V1, whole genome shotgun sequence genomic window:
- the LOC110778612 gene encoding probable galacturonosyltransferase 7 isoform X3: protein MEHVGKQDQEISVHDGINRSITKAPVHVYQPKGSPGRPVESDVRKASPERKNVNISKPVSVIQLAKGDESEMSCELRFGSYCIWRREHKEDMMDSMVKKLKDRLFVARAYFPSIAKLPVHEKLSREMKQNIQDFERMLSEATTDADLPPHVEDKLRKMETVIARAKSVPAVDCNNVDKKFRQLVDLTEDEANFHTKQSSFLYQLAVQTMPKSLHCLSMRLTVEYFHTSSVVMEDSETEKFVDPKLYHFAIFSNNILASSVAINSTVVHAKDSKKLVFHVLTDRQNYYAMKLWFMRNTFKKASIEVLNIEEYNVIPGSSLPEEFRVTLQSHKLLKMHYETQYVSLFSHSHYLLPEIFKNLDKIVVLDDDIVVQQDLTALWRINMGGMVNGAAEICAVRLGQLDNYLGKTNFNRNSCVWMSGLNVIDLVRWRDHNITTTFRKMVEVLTKEGRLHEATASKASLLTFQDLVYALDDSWVLSGLGHDYGLDLQFIKKFAVLHYNGNMKPWLELGIPKYRSLWFKFLNREDQVLSDCNVIP, encoded by the exons ATG GAGCACGTTGGAAAACAAGATCAAGAAATATCTGTCCATGATGGAATAAATCGATCCATTACTAAAGCTCCTGTGCATGTTTATCAACCAAAAGGAAGCCCTG GGCGTCCTGTGGAGAGTGATGTCCGTAAAGCCTCTCCAGAAAGAAAG AATGTCAACATCAGCAAACCCGTTTCAGTAATTCAGCTAGCGAAAGGTGATGAAAGTGAAATGTCATGTGAATTGAGATTTGGGAGCTATTGCATTTGGCGTCGTGAACATAAGGAAGATATGATGGATTCCATGGTGAAAAAGTTGAAGGATCGGCTATTTGTTGCTCGCGCATACTTCCCGAGCATCGCAAAGCTTCCTGTACATGAGAAATTGTCGAGGGAGATGAAGCAAAATATACAAGATTTTGAGCGTATGTTGAGTGAGGCTACTACAGATGCTGATCTTCCCCCTCA TGTTGAGGATAAGCTGCGGAAAATGGAAACTGTAATAGCTAGAGCTAAATCAGTTCCTGCTGTGGATTGCAACAATGTGGACAAGAAATTTAGGCAACTAGTTGATCTGACCGAGGATGAAGCTAATTTCCACACCAAGCAAAGTTCTTTTCTTTATCAACTTGCTGTCCAGACCATGCCAAAATCTTTACATTGCCTGTCCATGAGATTAACCGTTGAGTATTTCCACACTTCCTCTGTGGTTATGGAAGATTCGGAGACAGAGAAATTTGTAGATCCAAAATTGTACCATTTTGCCATCTTCTCCAACAACATATTAGCATCTTCTGTTGCTATTAATTCTACAGTTGTACATGCTAAA GATAGTAAGAAGCTGGTTTTTCATGTGCTGACAGACAGACAGAACTATTATGCTATGAAGCTATGGTTCATGAGAAATACGTTCAAGAAAGCCTCTATTGAAGTATTGAATATTGAAGAATACAATGTGATTCCTGGTTCCTCATTACCCGAGGAATTTCGTGTTACCCTACAATCTCATAAGCTTCTAAAAATGCATTATGAGACACAATATGTTTCCCTGTTTTCACATTCACACTATTTGCTTCCGGAAATATTCAAGAATCTGGACAAAATTGTTGTTCTGGATGATGATATTGTTGTGCAGCAAGACTTGACTGCATTATGGAGAATCAACATGGGAGGGATGGTCAATGGTGCTGCTGAAATTTGTGCGGTAAGGTTGGGTCAGCTGGACAATTATCTGGGTAAAACCAATTTCAACCGAAACTCTTGTGTCTGGATGTCTGGGTTGAATGTGATTGACCTGGTAAGGTGGAGGGACCATAATATTACCACAACATTCAGAAAAATGGTAGAAGTG CTTACAAAGGAAGGTAGACTGCATGAAGCTACTGCATCTAAGGCTAGCTTGCTGACATTTCAGGACCTGGTTTATGCTCTTGATGATTCTTGGGTTTTGTCAGGTTTGGGTCATGATTACGGCCTTGATCTACAATTTATTAAGAAATTTGCGGTGTTGCATTACAATGGGAACATGAAACCTTGGCTTGAGCTAGGAATTCCTAAATACAGAAGTTTATGGTTTAAGTTTTTAAACCGAGAGGACCAAGTTTTAAGTGATTGTAATGTTATTCCTTAG
- the LOC110778612 gene encoding probable galacturonosyltransferase 7 isoform X1 — translation MKSGGVGGGGGGSTNGIGVSHSHPTKRRWKGFVIAVMGLVILSMLVPLVFLLGFHNAFHSSGSEFPSQQHSSAEHLAVEGYESHKSNDTIDQHDQTRHVKDLIERLAPAFPKEHVGKQDQEISVHDGINRSITKAPVHVYQPKGSPGRPVESDVRKASPERKNVNISKPVSVIQLAKGDESEMSCELRFGSYCIWRREHKEDMMDSMVKKLKDRLFVARAYFPSIAKLPVHEKLSREMKQNIQDFERMLSEATTDADLPPHVEDKLRKMETVIARAKSVPAVDCNNVDKKFRQLVDLTEDEANFHTKQSSFLYQLAVQTMPKSLHCLSMRLTVEYFHTSSVVMEDSETEKFVDPKLYHFAIFSNNILASSVAINSTVVHAKDSKKLVFHVLTDRQNYYAMKLWFMRNTFKKASIEVLNIEEYNVIPGSSLPEEFRVTLQSHKLLKMHYETQYVSLFSHSHYLLPEIFKNLDKIVVLDDDIVVQQDLTALWRINMGGMVNGAAEICAVRLGQLDNYLGKTNFNRNSCVWMSGLNVIDLVRWRDHNITTTFRKMVEVLTKEGRLHEATASKASLLTFQDLVYALDDSWVLSGLGHDYGLDLQFIKKFAVLHYNGNMKPWLELGIPKYRSLWFKFLNREDQVLSDCNVIP, via the exons ATGAAGAGCGGCGGTGTTGGCGGAGGCGGTGGAGGTAGTACGAATGGTATAGGGGTTTCGCATTCTCATCCCACAAAGCGAAGATGGAAAGGCTTCGTAATAGCAGTAATGGGACTTGTCATTCTATCCATGCTTGTCCCTCTCGTCTTCCTCCTCGGCTTTCACAATGCTTTTCACTCTTCCGGATCCG AATTTCCGTCTCAACAACATAGTTCTGCTGAG CATCTTGCTGTTGAAGGTTATGAATCCCACAAATCTAACGACACGATAGATCAG CATGATCAAACAAGACATGTCAAAGATCTTATAGAGAGATTGGCACCTGCATTtccaaag GAGCACGTTGGAAAACAAGATCAAGAAATATCTGTCCATGATGGAATAAATCGATCCATTACTAAAGCTCCTGTGCATGTTTATCAACCAAAAGGAAGCCCTG GGCGTCCTGTGGAGAGTGATGTCCGTAAAGCCTCTCCAGAAAGAAAG AATGTCAACATCAGCAAACCCGTTTCAGTAATTCAGCTAGCGAAAGGTGATGAAAGTGAAATGTCATGTGAATTGAGATTTGGGAGCTATTGCATTTGGCGTCGTGAACATAAGGAAGATATGATGGATTCCATGGTGAAAAAGTTGAAGGATCGGCTATTTGTTGCTCGCGCATACTTCCCGAGCATCGCAAAGCTTCCTGTACATGAGAAATTGTCGAGGGAGATGAAGCAAAATATACAAGATTTTGAGCGTATGTTGAGTGAGGCTACTACAGATGCTGATCTTCCCCCTCA TGTTGAGGATAAGCTGCGGAAAATGGAAACTGTAATAGCTAGAGCTAAATCAGTTCCTGCTGTGGATTGCAACAATGTGGACAAGAAATTTAGGCAACTAGTTGATCTGACCGAGGATGAAGCTAATTTCCACACCAAGCAAAGTTCTTTTCTTTATCAACTTGCTGTCCAGACCATGCCAAAATCTTTACATTGCCTGTCCATGAGATTAACCGTTGAGTATTTCCACACTTCCTCTGTGGTTATGGAAGATTCGGAGACAGAGAAATTTGTAGATCCAAAATTGTACCATTTTGCCATCTTCTCCAACAACATATTAGCATCTTCTGTTGCTATTAATTCTACAGTTGTACATGCTAAA GATAGTAAGAAGCTGGTTTTTCATGTGCTGACAGACAGACAGAACTATTATGCTATGAAGCTATGGTTCATGAGAAATACGTTCAAGAAAGCCTCTATTGAAGTATTGAATATTGAAGAATACAATGTGATTCCTGGTTCCTCATTACCCGAGGAATTTCGTGTTACCCTACAATCTCATAAGCTTCTAAAAATGCATTATGAGACACAATATGTTTCCCTGTTTTCACATTCACACTATTTGCTTCCGGAAATATTCAAGAATCTGGACAAAATTGTTGTTCTGGATGATGATATTGTTGTGCAGCAAGACTTGACTGCATTATGGAGAATCAACATGGGAGGGATGGTCAATGGTGCTGCTGAAATTTGTGCGGTAAGGTTGGGTCAGCTGGACAATTATCTGGGTAAAACCAATTTCAACCGAAACTCTTGTGTCTGGATGTCTGGGTTGAATGTGATTGACCTGGTAAGGTGGAGGGACCATAATATTACCACAACATTCAGAAAAATGGTAGAAGTG CTTACAAAGGAAGGTAGACTGCATGAAGCTACTGCATCTAAGGCTAGCTTGCTGACATTTCAGGACCTGGTTTATGCTCTTGATGATTCTTGGGTTTTGTCAGGTTTGGGTCATGATTACGGCCTTGATCTACAATTTATTAAGAAATTTGCGGTGTTGCATTACAATGGGAACATGAAACCTTGGCTTGAGCTAGGAATTCCTAAATACAGAAGTTTATGGTTTAAGTTTTTAAACCGAGAGGACCAAGTTTTAAGTGATTGTAATGTTATTCCTTAG
- the LOC110778610 gene encoding uncharacterized protein codes for MEGIPIESKKETASVSASQVQSEDHEIKARVDAVWQQMNKGVSVKTMNSIVNKSSSTGTKTMQTDKASNNWMSLLGLGSKKTKPTVASTKGKNSSPAQNGTSDEARKLAAAALAAARDAATASASAMNRGKIEVTEVRDFAGEEIEVKKLIDPSSKEAAERAGPSSAVDSVLEQIKKKPKLNLLDKTKKDWGEFKGENKDYEEELDAYKKSSNQYLDKVSFLSRADYREFERERDVRLAQQAKRKPDT; via the exons ATGGAAGGAATTCCAATTGAATCAAAAAAGGAAACAGCTTCAGTTTCTGCTTCACAAGTTCAGTCTGAAGACCATG AAATCAAAGCTCGGGTGGATGCTGTTTGGCAGCAGATGAATAAAGGGGTTTCTGTGAAGACTATGAACTCCATTGTGAACAAAAGTAGTTCGACGGGAACTAAAACTATGCAGACGGACAAGGCTTCCAAT AACTGGATGTCATTATTGGGTTTGGGATCAAAGAAAACAAAACCTACTGTGGCATCAACGAAAGGGAAGAACTCCTCTCCTGCACAAAATGGAACCAGTGATGAGGCCAGGAAGCTTGCTGCTGCTGCCCTTGCAGCAGCCAGAGATGCTGCCACTGCATCTGCCTCTGCAATGAACAGGGGGAAAATTGAG GTGACTGAGGTTCGAGACTTTGCTGGTGAAGAGATTGAAGTGAAGAAGCTAATTGACCCGAGTTCAAAAGAGGCAGCTGAAAGGGCAGGGCCATCATCTGCCGTGGATTCTGTTCTGGAACAAATAAAGAAGAAGCCAAAGCTGAATCTTCTTGACAAGACCAAAAAGGACTGGGGAGAATTCAAAGGGGAAAATAAAGACTATGAGGAGGAATTAGATGCTTACAAAAAGAGTTCAAATCAATATTTAGACAAGGTCTCATTTCTAAGTAGGGCAGATTACCGggaatttgagagagaaagagatgtAAGACTTGCACAGCAGGCAAAGAGGAAGCCAGATACGTGA
- the LOC110778612 gene encoding probable galacturonosyltransferase 7 isoform X2 produces MDWIIREHVGKQDQEISVHDGINRSITKAPVHVYQPKGSPGRPVESDVRKASPERKNVNISKPVSVIQLAKGDESEMSCELRFGSYCIWRREHKEDMMDSMVKKLKDRLFVARAYFPSIAKLPVHEKLSREMKQNIQDFERMLSEATTDADLPPHVEDKLRKMETVIARAKSVPAVDCNNVDKKFRQLVDLTEDEANFHTKQSSFLYQLAVQTMPKSLHCLSMRLTVEYFHTSSVVMEDSETEKFVDPKLYHFAIFSNNILASSVAINSTVVHAKDSKKLVFHVLTDRQNYYAMKLWFMRNTFKKASIEVLNIEEYNVIPGSSLPEEFRVTLQSHKLLKMHYETQYVSLFSHSHYLLPEIFKNLDKIVVLDDDIVVQQDLTALWRINMGGMVNGAAEICAVRLGQLDNYLGKTNFNRNSCVWMSGLNVIDLVRWRDHNITTTFRKMVEVLTKEGRLHEATASKASLLTFQDLVYALDDSWVLSGLGHDYGLDLQFIKKFAVLHYNGNMKPWLELGIPKYRSLWFKFLNREDQVLSDCNVIP; encoded by the exons ATGGACTGGATTATAAGG GAGCACGTTGGAAAACAAGATCAAGAAATATCTGTCCATGATGGAATAAATCGATCCATTACTAAAGCTCCTGTGCATGTTTATCAACCAAAAGGAAGCCCTG GGCGTCCTGTGGAGAGTGATGTCCGTAAAGCCTCTCCAGAAAGAAAG AATGTCAACATCAGCAAACCCGTTTCAGTAATTCAGCTAGCGAAAGGTGATGAAAGTGAAATGTCATGTGAATTGAGATTTGGGAGCTATTGCATTTGGCGTCGTGAACATAAGGAAGATATGATGGATTCCATGGTGAAAAAGTTGAAGGATCGGCTATTTGTTGCTCGCGCATACTTCCCGAGCATCGCAAAGCTTCCTGTACATGAGAAATTGTCGAGGGAGATGAAGCAAAATATACAAGATTTTGAGCGTATGTTGAGTGAGGCTACTACAGATGCTGATCTTCCCCCTCA TGTTGAGGATAAGCTGCGGAAAATGGAAACTGTAATAGCTAGAGCTAAATCAGTTCCTGCTGTGGATTGCAACAATGTGGACAAGAAATTTAGGCAACTAGTTGATCTGACCGAGGATGAAGCTAATTTCCACACCAAGCAAAGTTCTTTTCTTTATCAACTTGCTGTCCAGACCATGCCAAAATCTTTACATTGCCTGTCCATGAGATTAACCGTTGAGTATTTCCACACTTCCTCTGTGGTTATGGAAGATTCGGAGACAGAGAAATTTGTAGATCCAAAATTGTACCATTTTGCCATCTTCTCCAACAACATATTAGCATCTTCTGTTGCTATTAATTCTACAGTTGTACATGCTAAA GATAGTAAGAAGCTGGTTTTTCATGTGCTGACAGACAGACAGAACTATTATGCTATGAAGCTATGGTTCATGAGAAATACGTTCAAGAAAGCCTCTATTGAAGTATTGAATATTGAAGAATACAATGTGATTCCTGGTTCCTCATTACCCGAGGAATTTCGTGTTACCCTACAATCTCATAAGCTTCTAAAAATGCATTATGAGACACAATATGTTTCCCTGTTTTCACATTCACACTATTTGCTTCCGGAAATATTCAAGAATCTGGACAAAATTGTTGTTCTGGATGATGATATTGTTGTGCAGCAAGACTTGACTGCATTATGGAGAATCAACATGGGAGGGATGGTCAATGGTGCTGCTGAAATTTGTGCGGTAAGGTTGGGTCAGCTGGACAATTATCTGGGTAAAACCAATTTCAACCGAAACTCTTGTGTCTGGATGTCTGGGTTGAATGTGATTGACCTGGTAAGGTGGAGGGACCATAATATTACCACAACATTCAGAAAAATGGTAGAAGTG CTTACAAAGGAAGGTAGACTGCATGAAGCTACTGCATCTAAGGCTAGCTTGCTGACATTTCAGGACCTGGTTTATGCTCTTGATGATTCTTGGGTTTTGTCAGGTTTGGGTCATGATTACGGCCTTGATCTACAATTTATTAAGAAATTTGCGGTGTTGCATTACAATGGGAACATGAAACCTTGGCTTGAGCTAGGAATTCCTAAATACAGAAGTTTATGGTTTAAGTTTTTAAACCGAGAGGACCAAGTTTTAAGTGATTGTAATGTTATTCCTTAG
- the LOC110778611 gene encoding uncharacterized protein — MYQLHLRQRDNVQWHRYVWNRLSTPKYRFILWLATQDKLKTRTRLQKFGVVDDCICPICGSSPETMEHLFFKCVLSHKGGTEVMKWLGFSHCRDGIGPLFKWLQRSAGTEFRRAVAYTNTVALVYHVWKARNVVIWKFQVPTVQNLVKVVQSDVKCRIQNLIGRKVQSRDVDWFQKL, encoded by the coding sequence ATGTACCAACTCCATCTTAGACAGAGAGACAATGTTCAATGGCACAGGTATGTTTGGAACAGACTTTCTACTCCTAAATATAGGTTCATCCTGTGGCTAGCTACTCAAGATAAGTTAAAAACCAGAACAAGATTACAGAAATTTGGAGTAGTTGATGATTGCATATGTCCAATTTGTGGTTCTAGTCCAGAAACTATGGAGCATCTTTTCTTCAAATGTGTGCTTAGCCACAAGGGTGGCACTGAGGTCATGAAATGGCTTGGTTTCTCCCACTGCAGGGATGGGATTGGACCACTCTTCAAATGGCTGCAGAGATCTGCAGGTACTGAATTCAGAAGAGCTGTTGCTTACACTAATACTGTTGCATTAGTGTATCATGTTTGGAAAGCTAGGAATGTTGTGATTTGGAAGTTTCAGGTGCCCACTGTGCAAAACCTTGTCAAAGTTGTTCAATCAGATGTAAAGTGTAGGATTCAGAATCTTATTGGTAGGAAAGTTCAAAGCAGAGATGTGGACTGGTTCCAGAAGTTGTAA